A window of the Lactobacillus amylovorus DSM 20531 genome harbors these coding sequences:
- the rlmD gene encoding 23S rRNA (uracil(1939)-C(5))-methyltransferase RlmD, translated as MNRKFSKNKQREKDVIITIKRLGINGEGIGYYKKKIIFIPGALPDEVVVAKIVKSYPHYIEGELVRIKEKSPDRVDFPEGVDPEIGGLELAHLSYDKQLEFKRNNMLESLKKYHPRGYAKYKVKKTIPAPDPWHYRNKAQYQIESVHGKTKLGLFAPNSHRLIDLPKMPTQSEDTQKTEREIKELIEKLHVPVANYRSHLPGIKTVVVRQSEATKEIQVTLITIDHKLKNLIPLAKEIMKLDHVVSVYQNETEWQNPQVWGNKTEKLLGKNQIVEEILGKKFALSPRAFFQLNPVQTINLYSEALKYLDLTPDQTLIDAYSGVGTLGILAADRVKQVIGIETIPEAVKDAQHNVELNHIKNADYIQGATEKVLPELQNSGVSIDALIVDPPRTGLAKSLIKTILRVKPETFVYISCNPSTLAQDLVLLSEAYDVRLIQNVDMLPQTPRCEAIAKLVLRK; from the coding sequence ATGAATAGAAAATTTTCCAAGAATAAACAACGCGAAAAAGATGTCATCATTACCATTAAACGCTTAGGCATCAATGGGGAAGGCATCGGTTATTACAAAAAGAAGATCATCTTCATCCCTGGTGCTTTGCCAGATGAAGTAGTCGTAGCCAAAATCGTGAAGAGCTACCCTCATTACATTGAAGGCGAATTAGTACGCATTAAAGAAAAAAGCCCTGATCGTGTGGACTTCCCTGAAGGCGTTGATCCAGAAATCGGCGGTTTAGAGCTAGCTCATTTGTCCTACGACAAGCAACTTGAATTCAAGCGCAACAATATGCTTGAGTCACTTAAGAAATATCACCCACGTGGCTACGCTAAATACAAGGTTAAAAAGACTATTCCTGCTCCAGATCCATGGCACTACCGCAACAAGGCACAATATCAAATTGAAAGCGTCCATGGCAAAACCAAGTTGGGTCTTTTTGCACCAAATTCTCACCGTCTAATCGACTTGCCTAAGATGCCAACCCAAAGTGAAGACACCCAAAAAACAGAACGTGAAATTAAGGAATTAATCGAAAAATTGCACGTTCCAGTCGCAAACTATCGTAGTCACTTGCCAGGTATTAAGACAGTGGTTGTTCGTCAATCAGAAGCTACTAAAGAAATTCAAGTTACCTTAATTACTATCGACCACAAACTCAAGAACTTGATCCCACTTGCAAAAGAAATCATGAAGCTCGATCATGTAGTCAGCGTTTATCAAAACGAAACTGAATGGCAAAACCCACAAGTTTGGGGCAACAAGACTGAAAAGTTATTGGGCAAAAATCAAATCGTCGAAGAAATTTTGGGCAAGAAATTCGCTTTGTCTCCACGTGCTTTCTTCCAACTCAACCCTGTTCAAACCATTAACCTTTATTCAGAAGCCTTAAAATACCTTGACTTAACTCCAGATCAAACTTTAATCGATGCCTATAGTGGTGTAGGTACACTCGGCATTTTAGCAGCTGATCGCGTTAAGCAAGTTATCGGTATTGAAACTATTCCTGAAGCAGTTAAGGATGCGCAACACAACGTTGAATTGAACCACATTAAAAACGCTGATTACATTCAAGGTGCTACCGAAAAGGTATTGCCTGAATTGCAAAACAGCGGCGTATCAATCGACGCTTTGATCGTGGACCCACCAAGAACTGGTTTAGCAAAGAGTTTGATCAAGACAATCTTACGCGTTAAACCAGAAACCTTTGTCTACATTTCATGTAATCCTTCAACTTTAGCTCAAGATTTAGTTTTACTTAGCGAAGCATACGACGTTCGCTTAATCCAAAATGTCGATATGTTGCCACAAACACCTCGTTGTGAAGCTATTGCTAAATTAGTTTTACGTAAATAA
- the recX gene encoding recombination regulator RecX, whose protein sequence is MLITKVSAQRRPGRYNIFLDGKYAFSASEKTVAEFVLLKGKELNDDQIEQVRQFDADAKASDLAAHFLSYEPRTVFEVLQYLKKHEISDETANSAVSQLNELGYLDDRQYVRLFIKNDLRVGSDGPKSLLRKLTQKGVDPEISQVELDEIDDEDWIDVGQRVIKSMVHQVGKISQREIERKMRSKLLAHGFDGGISSEIISSLDLADDEDMQMEALKKQGIKAYKRFRRFDETERKFKIKKYLFSHGFSSGEIDAFLNGEVIDLSELAEY, encoded by the coding sequence GTGTTGATAACCAAAGTAAGTGCACAACGGCGCCCAGGACGTTATAATATTTTTTTGGATGGCAAGTATGCTTTTTCTGCTAGTGAAAAGACTGTAGCTGAATTTGTTTTACTAAAAGGAAAAGAACTAAATGATGATCAAATTGAACAAGTTCGTCAATTTGATGCAGATGCTAAAGCCAGTGATTTAGCCGCTCATTTTTTGAGTTATGAGCCTCGAACCGTGTTTGAAGTTTTACAGTATTTGAAAAAGCACGAGATTTCCGATGAAACAGCCAATAGCGCTGTTAGTCAGTTAAATGAATTGGGCTATTTGGATGACCGACAATATGTTAGACTTTTTATCAAAAATGACCTTCGTGTTGGTTCCGATGGTCCTAAGAGCCTGCTCCGCAAATTAACGCAAAAAGGTGTTGATCCCGAAATTAGTCAGGTAGAGCTTGATGAAATAGATGATGAGGATTGGATTGACGTCGGCCAGAGAGTGATTAAGTCAATGGTGCATCAAGTGGGCAAAATCTCACAAAGAGAAATTGAACGCAAGATGAGAAGCAAACTGCTGGCTCATGGTTTTGATGGTGGCATTAGCAGCGAAATCATTTCTTCTTTGGATTTGGCAGATGATGAAGATATGCAAATGGAAGCTTTAAAAAAGCAGGGCATTAAGGCATATAAGAGATTCCGTCGTTTTGATGAAACAGAGCGCAAATTTAAGATCAAAAAGTATTTATTCAGTCATGGCTTTTCATCAGGAGAAATTGATGCTTTCTTAAATGGCGAAGTAATTGATTTAAGTGAATTAGCTGAATATTAG